One genomic region from Magallana gigas chromosome 3, xbMagGiga1.1, whole genome shotgun sequence encodes:
- the LOC105341623 gene encoding uncharacterized protein isoform X8 has product MARKRAMTPAFSTGSSRSYSRRGFSVPRFYDDTYVPRYVPSRQFLDTTGEENSIRKSVNRELMLTSHFVDDAYDLASSSHKRDEEVLKHASQAIPPSSATNDPLPTTHLKASAPPKPFRRFQTADSYRGALPQDPIQKRGRSMPPLLRNKKKGPSSPYEWSSQAMRALACARNIRESVRQETGGSLTSSPMISPYQSPRATPDREFGDDGRGRSRKPRHRIGKHFSKLLDLRKKPPGGQSYRSDLDSEAASDDYSDYDYENRYEDQDADAPGECFYITRNRSPSPEEEYVPFAPRRRVTYEDDNDEDEYRSKVPVISSDFTITPYTASRSTEVQRSAVTNDLLYHNVVAETAARARKLLAETDIDEYENASLVLSVEGEYKDPERGELGFQYISRPLQLKGPMLATGPGTYAVAVGTDSAFEKYFKDMRSFREEIRTRLDSGYRALKDASRSYRSLPSSTYSSTYRALPSTESYSHSYPSVSYRKRLEDGSEDQLVIYPLSERSRGASPVSTVRDESPDRFKTVAVFESPGEEMRISTLDKIKIKAALVGSKVDVVLPKHKRPKSKYAAAVIREISLRKHLHGDEVAPEPEIPTSHLHASPRPVYLSRGTYDDTDGLVKKPKNDILSWKHRLESRVAPSDLLFTPKVYANVRSKLRDVQEKMDRHRQLMDRYLDAESLAPDTDIKTKVLAMYSEMEERDPLPDKK; this is encoded by the exons ATGGCAAGGAAAAGAGCTATGACTCCAGCTTTCAGCACCGGG AGCAGCCGTAGCTACTCCAGAAGGGGATTCAGCGTGCCTAGGTTCTACGACGACACTTACGTCCCCCGATATGTCCCATCTAGACAGTTCCTCG ACACAACAGGGGAGGAGAACTCCATCCGTAAGAGCGTGAACCGTGAACTGATGCTGACCAGCCACTTCGTGGACGATGCCTACGACCTGGCCAGCAGCTCGCACAAACGTGACGAAGAGGTCCTCAAGCACGCCTCCCAGGCCATC CCCCCGTCGTCAGCAACAAACGACCCTTTGCCTACTACTCATCTGAAGGCTTCCGCTCCACCTAAACCTTTTAGGCGTTTCCAAACAGCAGATTCTTACAGAGGGGCCCTGCCACAGGATCCTATACAGAAGAGGGGCAGATCTATGCCCCCTTTACTCAGAAATAAAAAGAAGGGACCTTCTTCCCCATACGAATGGTCCTCACAAGCCATGCGCGCTTTGGCATGCGCACGTAACATCCGGGAATCTGTCAGGCAAGAAACTGGGGGCTCCTTAACGTCTTCCCCTATGATATCGCCATACCAAAGCCCGAGAGCAACCCCAGACAGGGAGTTTGGTGACGATGGTAGGGGAAGGAGCAGAAAACCAAGGCATCGAATCGGAAAACATTTCTCAAAACTGTTAGATCTACGAAAGAAGCCGCCGGGCGGTCAGAGTTACCGCTCTGATCTGGATTCAGAAGCGGCTTCTGACGATTACAGTGACTATGATTATGAGAACAGATATGAGGATCAGGATGCTGATGCCCCTGGAGAATGTTTCTACATTACCCGAAACCGGTCGCCTTCTCCTGAGGAGGAGTACGTGCCCTTTGCCCCCAGACGCCGAGTGACGTATGAGGACGACAATGACGAAGATGAATACCGATCGAAGGTTCCAGTTATTTCTTCGGATTTCACCATTACTCCATACACGGCCTCCAGGTCAACTGAGGTCCAGAGGTCTGCTGTCACAAATGACCTTCTGTACCACAATGTTGTGGCAGAAACAGCAGCAAGAGCCAGGAAGCTGTTGGCAGAAACAGATATTGATGAATATGAAAACGCTAGTCTCGTTTTGAGTGTTGAGGGGGAATATAAGGACCCCGAGCGTGGAGAATTAGGATTCCAGTACATTTCAAGACCACTACAACTGAAGGGACCAATGCTGGCCACAGGTCCGGGCACATACGCCGTGGCTGTGGGCACCGACTCGGCCTtcgaaaaatatttcaaggatATGAGATCCTTTAGAGAGGAAATTAGAACGAGGCTAGATAGTGGATATCGAGCTCTTAAAGATGCATCAAGAAGTTACAGAAGTTTACCTAGCTCTACATACAGCTCTACATACAGAGCCCTTCCATCCACCGAATCATATTCGCATTCATACCCCTCTGTAAGCTACAGAAAACGCCTAGAGGACGGGTCGGAAGACCAACTTGTCATATACCCTCTGAGTGAAAGATCAAGAGGAGCTTCACCCGTCTCCACAGTAAGGGACGAGTCACCCGACAGGTTCAAAACTGTGGCTGTGTTTGAGAGTCCTGGGGAAGAGATGAGGATCTCCACTCTcgataaaatcaaaatcaag GCGGCTCTTGTTGGAAGCAAGGTGGACGTAGTCCTCCCAAAACATAAAAGACCCAAGTCAAAATACGCCGCTGCCGTCATCAGGGAAATTAGCTTAAGGAAACATTTGCATGGCGATGAG GTTGCTCCCGAGCCAGAAATTCCTACAAGCCATCTGCACGCTTCACCGAGGCCGGTT TACCTATCAAGGGGCACATATGACGATACAGATGGCCTTGTGAAAAAACCTAAGAACGATATTCTCTCCTGGAAG CATCGTCTAGAGTCTCGTGTAGCACCCAGCGATCTCCTCTTTACACCCAAGGTGTATGCTAACGTACGTTCCAAGTTACGGGACGTCCAAGAAAAAATGGACCGTCACCGCCAATTAATGGATCGCTATTTAGACGCAGAATCTTTAGCTCCTGACACAGATATAAAGACAAAAGTCTTGGCAATGTATAGTGAAATGGAGGAGAGGGACCCTTT gccAGATAAAAAATAG
- the LOC105341623 gene encoding uncharacterized protein isoform X6, producing MARKRAMTPAFSTGSSRSYSRRGFSVPRFYDDTYVPRYVPSRQFLDTTGEENSIRKSVNRELMLTSHFVDDAYDLASSSHKRDEEVLKHASQAIPPSSATNDPLPTTHLKASAPPKPFRRFQTADSYRGALPQDPIQKRGRSMPPLLRNKKKGPSSPYEWSSQAMRALACARNIRESVRQETGGSLTSSPMISPYQSPRATPDREFGDDGRGRSRKPRHRIGKHFSKLLDLRKKPPGGQSYRSDLDSEAASDDYSDYDYENRYEDQDADAPGECFYITRNRSPSPEEEYVPFAPRRRVTYEDDNDEDEYRSKVPVISSDFTITPYTASRSTEVQRSAVTNDLLYHNVVAETAARARKLLAETDIDEYENASLVLSVEGEYKDPERGELGFQYISRPLQLKGPMLATGPGTYAVAVGTDSAFEKYFKDMRSFREEIRTRLDSGYRALKDASRSYRSLPSSTYSSTYRALPSTESYSHSYPSVSYRKRLEDGSEDQLVIYPLSERSRGASPVSTVRDESPDRFKTVAVFESPGEEMRISTLDKIKIKAALVGSKVDVVLPKHKRPKSKYAAAVIREISLRKHLHGDEVAPEPEIPTSHLHASPRPVYLSRGTYDDTDGLVKKPKNDILSWKHRLESRVAPSDLLFTPKVYANVRSKLRDVQEKMDRHRQLMDRYLDAESLAPDTDIKTKVLAMYSEMEERDPFFYRGTFSTATTRSSAPVTESSSMPSAR from the exons ATGGCAAGGAAAAGAGCTATGACTCCAGCTTTCAGCACCGGG AGCAGCCGTAGCTACTCCAGAAGGGGATTCAGCGTGCCTAGGTTCTACGACGACACTTACGTCCCCCGATATGTCCCATCTAGACAGTTCCTCG ACACAACAGGGGAGGAGAACTCCATCCGTAAGAGCGTGAACCGTGAACTGATGCTGACCAGCCACTTCGTGGACGATGCCTACGACCTGGCCAGCAGCTCGCACAAACGTGACGAAGAGGTCCTCAAGCACGCCTCCCAGGCCATC CCCCCGTCGTCAGCAACAAACGACCCTTTGCCTACTACTCATCTGAAGGCTTCCGCTCCACCTAAACCTTTTAGGCGTTTCCAAACAGCAGATTCTTACAGAGGGGCCCTGCCACAGGATCCTATACAGAAGAGGGGCAGATCTATGCCCCCTTTACTCAGAAATAAAAAGAAGGGACCTTCTTCCCCATACGAATGGTCCTCACAAGCCATGCGCGCTTTGGCATGCGCACGTAACATCCGGGAATCTGTCAGGCAAGAAACTGGGGGCTCCTTAACGTCTTCCCCTATGATATCGCCATACCAAAGCCCGAGAGCAACCCCAGACAGGGAGTTTGGTGACGATGGTAGGGGAAGGAGCAGAAAACCAAGGCATCGAATCGGAAAACATTTCTCAAAACTGTTAGATCTACGAAAGAAGCCGCCGGGCGGTCAGAGTTACCGCTCTGATCTGGATTCAGAAGCGGCTTCTGACGATTACAGTGACTATGATTATGAGAACAGATATGAGGATCAGGATGCTGATGCCCCTGGAGAATGTTTCTACATTACCCGAAACCGGTCGCCTTCTCCTGAGGAGGAGTACGTGCCCTTTGCCCCCAGACGCCGAGTGACGTATGAGGACGACAATGACGAAGATGAATACCGATCGAAGGTTCCAGTTATTTCTTCGGATTTCACCATTACTCCATACACGGCCTCCAGGTCAACTGAGGTCCAGAGGTCTGCTGTCACAAATGACCTTCTGTACCACAATGTTGTGGCAGAAACAGCAGCAAGAGCCAGGAAGCTGTTGGCAGAAACAGATATTGATGAATATGAAAACGCTAGTCTCGTTTTGAGTGTTGAGGGGGAATATAAGGACCCCGAGCGTGGAGAATTAGGATTCCAGTACATTTCAAGACCACTACAACTGAAGGGACCAATGCTGGCCACAGGTCCGGGCACATACGCCGTGGCTGTGGGCACCGACTCGGCCTtcgaaaaatatttcaaggatATGAGATCCTTTAGAGAGGAAATTAGAACGAGGCTAGATAGTGGATATCGAGCTCTTAAAGATGCATCAAGAAGTTACAGAAGTTTACCTAGCTCTACATACAGCTCTACATACAGAGCCCTTCCATCCACCGAATCATATTCGCATTCATACCCCTCTGTAAGCTACAGAAAACGCCTAGAGGACGGGTCGGAAGACCAACTTGTCATATACCCTCTGAGTGAAAGATCAAGAGGAGCTTCACCCGTCTCCACAGTAAGGGACGAGTCACCCGACAGGTTCAAAACTGTGGCTGTGTTTGAGAGTCCTGGGGAAGAGATGAGGATCTCCACTCTcgataaaatcaaaatcaag GCGGCTCTTGTTGGAAGCAAGGTGGACGTAGTCCTCCCAAAACATAAAAGACCCAAGTCAAAATACGCCGCTGCCGTCATCAGGGAAATTAGCTTAAGGAAACATTTGCATGGCGATGAG GTTGCTCCCGAGCCAGAAATTCCTACAAGCCATCTGCACGCTTCACCGAGGCCGGTT TACCTATCAAGGGGCACATATGACGATACAGATGGCCTTGTGAAAAAACCTAAGAACGATATTCTCTCCTGGAAG CATCGTCTAGAGTCTCGTGTAGCACCCAGCGATCTCCTCTTTACACCCAAGGTGTATGCTAACGTACGTTCCAAGTTACGGGACGTCCAAGAAAAAATGGACCGTCACCGCCAATTAATGGATCGCTATTTAGACGCAGAATCTTTAGCTCCTGACACAGATATAAAGACAAAAGTCTTGGCAATGTATAGTGAAATGGAGGAGAGGGACCCTTT tttttacaGGGGAACATTCTCTACCGCTACTACTAGAAGCTCGGCCCCAGTCACGGAAAGCAGTTCAATGCCATCG gccAGATAA
- the LOC105341623 gene encoding uncharacterized protein isoform X11: MARKRAMTPAFSTGSSRSYSRRGFSVPRFYDDTYVPRYVPSRQFLDTTGEENSIRKSVNRELMLTSHFVDDAYDLASSSHKRDEEVLKHASQAIPPSSATNDPLPTTHLKASAPPKPFRRFQTADSYRGALPQDPIQKRGRSMPPLLRNKKKGPSSPYEWSSQAMRALACARNIRESVRQETGGSLTSSPMISPYQSPRATPDREFGDDGRGRSRKPRHRIGKHFSKLLDLRKKPPGGQSYRSDLDSEAASDDYSDYDYENRYEDQDADAPGECFYITRNRSPSPEEEYVPFAPRRRVTYEDDNDEDEYRSKVPVISSDFTITPYTASRSTEVQRSAVTNDLLYHNVVAETAARARKLLAETDIDEYENASLVLSVEGEYKDPERGELGFQYISRPLQLKGPMLATGPGTYAVAVGTDSAFEKYFKDMRSFREEIRTRLDSGYRALKDASRSYRSLPSSTYSSTYRALPSTESYSHSYPSVSYRKRLEDGSEDQLVIYPLSERSRGASPVSTVRDESPDRFKTVAVFESPGEEMRISTLDKIKIKAALVGSKVDVVLPKHKRPKSKYAAAVIREISLRKHLHGDEVAPEPEIPTSHLHASPRPVYLSRGTYDDTDGLVKKPKNDILSWKGNILYRYY, from the exons ATGGCAAGGAAAAGAGCTATGACTCCAGCTTTCAGCACCGGG AGCAGCCGTAGCTACTCCAGAAGGGGATTCAGCGTGCCTAGGTTCTACGACGACACTTACGTCCCCCGATATGTCCCATCTAGACAGTTCCTCG ACACAACAGGGGAGGAGAACTCCATCCGTAAGAGCGTGAACCGTGAACTGATGCTGACCAGCCACTTCGTGGACGATGCCTACGACCTGGCCAGCAGCTCGCACAAACGTGACGAAGAGGTCCTCAAGCACGCCTCCCAGGCCATC CCCCCGTCGTCAGCAACAAACGACCCTTTGCCTACTACTCATCTGAAGGCTTCCGCTCCACCTAAACCTTTTAGGCGTTTCCAAACAGCAGATTCTTACAGAGGGGCCCTGCCACAGGATCCTATACAGAAGAGGGGCAGATCTATGCCCCCTTTACTCAGAAATAAAAAGAAGGGACCTTCTTCCCCATACGAATGGTCCTCACAAGCCATGCGCGCTTTGGCATGCGCACGTAACATCCGGGAATCTGTCAGGCAAGAAACTGGGGGCTCCTTAACGTCTTCCCCTATGATATCGCCATACCAAAGCCCGAGAGCAACCCCAGACAGGGAGTTTGGTGACGATGGTAGGGGAAGGAGCAGAAAACCAAGGCATCGAATCGGAAAACATTTCTCAAAACTGTTAGATCTACGAAAGAAGCCGCCGGGCGGTCAGAGTTACCGCTCTGATCTGGATTCAGAAGCGGCTTCTGACGATTACAGTGACTATGATTATGAGAACAGATATGAGGATCAGGATGCTGATGCCCCTGGAGAATGTTTCTACATTACCCGAAACCGGTCGCCTTCTCCTGAGGAGGAGTACGTGCCCTTTGCCCCCAGACGCCGAGTGACGTATGAGGACGACAATGACGAAGATGAATACCGATCGAAGGTTCCAGTTATTTCTTCGGATTTCACCATTACTCCATACACGGCCTCCAGGTCAACTGAGGTCCAGAGGTCTGCTGTCACAAATGACCTTCTGTACCACAATGTTGTGGCAGAAACAGCAGCAAGAGCCAGGAAGCTGTTGGCAGAAACAGATATTGATGAATATGAAAACGCTAGTCTCGTTTTGAGTGTTGAGGGGGAATATAAGGACCCCGAGCGTGGAGAATTAGGATTCCAGTACATTTCAAGACCACTACAACTGAAGGGACCAATGCTGGCCACAGGTCCGGGCACATACGCCGTGGCTGTGGGCACCGACTCGGCCTtcgaaaaatatttcaaggatATGAGATCCTTTAGAGAGGAAATTAGAACGAGGCTAGATAGTGGATATCGAGCTCTTAAAGATGCATCAAGAAGTTACAGAAGTTTACCTAGCTCTACATACAGCTCTACATACAGAGCCCTTCCATCCACCGAATCATATTCGCATTCATACCCCTCTGTAAGCTACAGAAAACGCCTAGAGGACGGGTCGGAAGACCAACTTGTCATATACCCTCTGAGTGAAAGATCAAGAGGAGCTTCACCCGTCTCCACAGTAAGGGACGAGTCACCCGACAGGTTCAAAACTGTGGCTGTGTTTGAGAGTCCTGGGGAAGAGATGAGGATCTCCACTCTcgataaaatcaaaatcaag GCGGCTCTTGTTGGAAGCAAGGTGGACGTAGTCCTCCCAAAACATAAAAGACCCAAGTCAAAATACGCCGCTGCCGTCATCAGGGAAATTAGCTTAAGGAAACATTTGCATGGCGATGAG GTTGCTCCCGAGCCAGAAATTCCTACAAGCCATCTGCACGCTTCACCGAGGCCGGTT TACCTATCAAGGGGCACATATGACGATACAGATGGCCTTGTGAAAAAACCTAAGAACGATATTCTCTCCTGGAAG GGGAACATTCTCTACCGCTACTACTAG
- the LOC105341623 gene encoding uncharacterized protein isoform X9 — MARKRAMTPAFSTGSSRSYSRRGFSVPRFYDDTYVPRYVPSRQFLDTTGEENSIRKSVNRELMLTSHFVDDAYDLASSSHKRDEEVLKHASQAIPPSSATNDPLPTTHLKASAPPKPFRRFQTADSYRGALPQDPIQKRGRSMPPLLRNKKKGPSSPYEWSSQAMRALACARNIRESVRQETGGSLTSSPMISPYQSPRATPDREFGDDGRGRSRKPRHRIGKHFSKLLDLRKKPPGGQSYRSDLDSEAASDDYSDYDYENRYEDQDADAPGECFYITRNRSPSPEEEYVPFAPRRRVTYEDDNDEDEYRSKVPVISSDFTITPYTASRSTEVQRSAVTNDLLYHNVVAETAARARKLLAETDIDEYENASLVLSVEGEYKDPERGELGFQYISRPLQLKGPMLATGPGTYAVAVGTDSAFEKYFKDMRSFREEIRTRLDSGYRALKDASRSYRSLPSSTYSSTYRALPSTESYSHSYPSVSYRKRLEDGSEDQLVIYPLSERSRGASPVSTVRDESPDRFKTVAVFESPGEEMRISTLDKIKIKAALVGSKVDVVLPKHKRPKSKYAAAVIREISLRKHLHGDEVAPEPEIPTSHLHASPRPVYLSRGTYDDTDGLVKKPKNDILSWKFLQGNILYRYY; from the exons ATGGCAAGGAAAAGAGCTATGACTCCAGCTTTCAGCACCGGG AGCAGCCGTAGCTACTCCAGAAGGGGATTCAGCGTGCCTAGGTTCTACGACGACACTTACGTCCCCCGATATGTCCCATCTAGACAGTTCCTCG ACACAACAGGGGAGGAGAACTCCATCCGTAAGAGCGTGAACCGTGAACTGATGCTGACCAGCCACTTCGTGGACGATGCCTACGACCTGGCCAGCAGCTCGCACAAACGTGACGAAGAGGTCCTCAAGCACGCCTCCCAGGCCATC CCCCCGTCGTCAGCAACAAACGACCCTTTGCCTACTACTCATCTGAAGGCTTCCGCTCCACCTAAACCTTTTAGGCGTTTCCAAACAGCAGATTCTTACAGAGGGGCCCTGCCACAGGATCCTATACAGAAGAGGGGCAGATCTATGCCCCCTTTACTCAGAAATAAAAAGAAGGGACCTTCTTCCCCATACGAATGGTCCTCACAAGCCATGCGCGCTTTGGCATGCGCACGTAACATCCGGGAATCTGTCAGGCAAGAAACTGGGGGCTCCTTAACGTCTTCCCCTATGATATCGCCATACCAAAGCCCGAGAGCAACCCCAGACAGGGAGTTTGGTGACGATGGTAGGGGAAGGAGCAGAAAACCAAGGCATCGAATCGGAAAACATTTCTCAAAACTGTTAGATCTACGAAAGAAGCCGCCGGGCGGTCAGAGTTACCGCTCTGATCTGGATTCAGAAGCGGCTTCTGACGATTACAGTGACTATGATTATGAGAACAGATATGAGGATCAGGATGCTGATGCCCCTGGAGAATGTTTCTACATTACCCGAAACCGGTCGCCTTCTCCTGAGGAGGAGTACGTGCCCTTTGCCCCCAGACGCCGAGTGACGTATGAGGACGACAATGACGAAGATGAATACCGATCGAAGGTTCCAGTTATTTCTTCGGATTTCACCATTACTCCATACACGGCCTCCAGGTCAACTGAGGTCCAGAGGTCTGCTGTCACAAATGACCTTCTGTACCACAATGTTGTGGCAGAAACAGCAGCAAGAGCCAGGAAGCTGTTGGCAGAAACAGATATTGATGAATATGAAAACGCTAGTCTCGTTTTGAGTGTTGAGGGGGAATATAAGGACCCCGAGCGTGGAGAATTAGGATTCCAGTACATTTCAAGACCACTACAACTGAAGGGACCAATGCTGGCCACAGGTCCGGGCACATACGCCGTGGCTGTGGGCACCGACTCGGCCTtcgaaaaatatttcaaggatATGAGATCCTTTAGAGAGGAAATTAGAACGAGGCTAGATAGTGGATATCGAGCTCTTAAAGATGCATCAAGAAGTTACAGAAGTTTACCTAGCTCTACATACAGCTCTACATACAGAGCCCTTCCATCCACCGAATCATATTCGCATTCATACCCCTCTGTAAGCTACAGAAAACGCCTAGAGGACGGGTCGGAAGACCAACTTGTCATATACCCTCTGAGTGAAAGATCAAGAGGAGCTTCACCCGTCTCCACAGTAAGGGACGAGTCACCCGACAGGTTCAAAACTGTGGCTGTGTTTGAGAGTCCTGGGGAAGAGATGAGGATCTCCACTCTcgataaaatcaaaatcaag GCGGCTCTTGTTGGAAGCAAGGTGGACGTAGTCCTCCCAAAACATAAAAGACCCAAGTCAAAATACGCCGCTGCCGTCATCAGGGAAATTAGCTTAAGGAAACATTTGCATGGCGATGAG GTTGCTCCCGAGCCAGAAATTCCTACAAGCCATCTGCACGCTTCACCGAGGCCGGTT TACCTATCAAGGGGCACATATGACGATACAGATGGCCTTGTGAAAAAACCTAAGAACGATATTCTCTCCTGGAAG tttttacaGGGGAACATTCTCTACCGCTACTACTAG
- the LOC105341623 gene encoding uncharacterized protein isoform X7, whose product MARKRAMTPAFSTGSSRSYSRRGFSVPRFYDDTYVPRYVPSRQFLDTTGEENSIRKSVNRELMLTSHFVDDAYDLASSSHKRDEEVLKHASQAIPPSSATNDPLPTTHLKASAPPKPFRRFQTADSYRGALPQDPIQKRGRSMPPLLRNKKKGPSSPYEWSSQAMRALACARNIRESVRQETGGSLTSSPMISPYQSPRATPDREFGDDGRGRSRKPRHRIGKHFSKLLDLRKKPPGGQSYRSDLDSEAASDDYSDYDYENRYEDQDADAPGECFYITRNRSPSPEEEYVPFAPRRRVTYEDDNDEDEYRSKVPVISSDFTITPYTASRSTEVQRSAVTNDLLYHNVVAETAARARKLLAETDIDEYENASLVLSVEGEYKDPERGELGFQYISRPLQLKGPMLATGPGTYAVAVGTDSAFEKYFKDMRSFREEIRTRLDSGYRALKDASRSYRSLPSSTYSSTYRALPSTESYSHSYPSVSYRKRLEDGSEDQLVIYPLSERSRGASPVSTVRDESPDRFKTVAVFESPGEEMRISTLDKIKIKAALVGSKVDVVLPKHKRPKSKYAAAVIREISLRKHLHGDEVAPEPEIPTSHLHASPRPVYLSRGTYDDTDGLVKKPKNDILSWKHRLESRVAPSDLLFTPKVYANVRSKLRDVQEKMDRHRQLMDRYLDAESLAPDTDIKTKVLAMYSEMEERDPLGTFSTATTRSSAPVTESSSMPSAR is encoded by the exons ATGGCAAGGAAAAGAGCTATGACTCCAGCTTTCAGCACCGGG AGCAGCCGTAGCTACTCCAGAAGGGGATTCAGCGTGCCTAGGTTCTACGACGACACTTACGTCCCCCGATATGTCCCATCTAGACAGTTCCTCG ACACAACAGGGGAGGAGAACTCCATCCGTAAGAGCGTGAACCGTGAACTGATGCTGACCAGCCACTTCGTGGACGATGCCTACGACCTGGCCAGCAGCTCGCACAAACGTGACGAAGAGGTCCTCAAGCACGCCTCCCAGGCCATC CCCCCGTCGTCAGCAACAAACGACCCTTTGCCTACTACTCATCTGAAGGCTTCCGCTCCACCTAAACCTTTTAGGCGTTTCCAAACAGCAGATTCTTACAGAGGGGCCCTGCCACAGGATCCTATACAGAAGAGGGGCAGATCTATGCCCCCTTTACTCAGAAATAAAAAGAAGGGACCTTCTTCCCCATACGAATGGTCCTCACAAGCCATGCGCGCTTTGGCATGCGCACGTAACATCCGGGAATCTGTCAGGCAAGAAACTGGGGGCTCCTTAACGTCTTCCCCTATGATATCGCCATACCAAAGCCCGAGAGCAACCCCAGACAGGGAGTTTGGTGACGATGGTAGGGGAAGGAGCAGAAAACCAAGGCATCGAATCGGAAAACATTTCTCAAAACTGTTAGATCTACGAAAGAAGCCGCCGGGCGGTCAGAGTTACCGCTCTGATCTGGATTCAGAAGCGGCTTCTGACGATTACAGTGACTATGATTATGAGAACAGATATGAGGATCAGGATGCTGATGCCCCTGGAGAATGTTTCTACATTACCCGAAACCGGTCGCCTTCTCCTGAGGAGGAGTACGTGCCCTTTGCCCCCAGACGCCGAGTGACGTATGAGGACGACAATGACGAAGATGAATACCGATCGAAGGTTCCAGTTATTTCTTCGGATTTCACCATTACTCCATACACGGCCTCCAGGTCAACTGAGGTCCAGAGGTCTGCTGTCACAAATGACCTTCTGTACCACAATGTTGTGGCAGAAACAGCAGCAAGAGCCAGGAAGCTGTTGGCAGAAACAGATATTGATGAATATGAAAACGCTAGTCTCGTTTTGAGTGTTGAGGGGGAATATAAGGACCCCGAGCGTGGAGAATTAGGATTCCAGTACATTTCAAGACCACTACAACTGAAGGGACCAATGCTGGCCACAGGTCCGGGCACATACGCCGTGGCTGTGGGCACCGACTCGGCCTtcgaaaaatatttcaaggatATGAGATCCTTTAGAGAGGAAATTAGAACGAGGCTAGATAGTGGATATCGAGCTCTTAAAGATGCATCAAGAAGTTACAGAAGTTTACCTAGCTCTACATACAGCTCTACATACAGAGCCCTTCCATCCACCGAATCATATTCGCATTCATACCCCTCTGTAAGCTACAGAAAACGCCTAGAGGACGGGTCGGAAGACCAACTTGTCATATACCCTCTGAGTGAAAGATCAAGAGGAGCTTCACCCGTCTCCACAGTAAGGGACGAGTCACCCGACAGGTTCAAAACTGTGGCTGTGTTTGAGAGTCCTGGGGAAGAGATGAGGATCTCCACTCTcgataaaatcaaaatcaag GCGGCTCTTGTTGGAAGCAAGGTGGACGTAGTCCTCCCAAAACATAAAAGACCCAAGTCAAAATACGCCGCTGCCGTCATCAGGGAAATTAGCTTAAGGAAACATTTGCATGGCGATGAG GTTGCTCCCGAGCCAGAAATTCCTACAAGCCATCTGCACGCTTCACCGAGGCCGGTT TACCTATCAAGGGGCACATATGACGATACAGATGGCCTTGTGAAAAAACCTAAGAACGATATTCTCTCCTGGAAG CATCGTCTAGAGTCTCGTGTAGCACCCAGCGATCTCCTCTTTACACCCAAGGTGTATGCTAACGTACGTTCCAAGTTACGGGACGTCCAAGAAAAAATGGACCGTCACCGCCAATTAATGGATCGCTATTTAGACGCAGAATCTTTAGCTCCTGACACAGATATAAAGACAAAAGTCTTGGCAATGTATAGTGAAATGGAGGAGAGGGACCCTTT GGGAACATTCTCTACCGCTACTACTAGAAGCTCGGCCCCAGTCACGGAAAGCAGTTCAATGCCATCG gccAGATAA